GGCGTCGGTATCCGAAGACCACCCTGATTACGGTGCTATCCTCGACCTGTTAGACTGCGATATCATCTTCGACGCCACTGATGCCGACAACGCCACGCGCGTCTTGGACGAGATCTCCCACGCCCACCTCATTCCCGTCATCGGCGGCGGCACCGACACCAACGTCGAACCAGGAGAGCAAACCTTCGGTGAGCGGGCTGCTATCTCCACGATTGTCGTCGGTCCGGAACACACCTGCCAGCGGTGTGCCGGGACATATGACGACGAATCCGCTCGGCAGGCGATGGAACGGAACGACCAGGGAGGACCCGACAATTATGGCGTTGATGATGTTCTTGAGGATGACGACCGGGTCATCAGCATGATGCCCACGAATCTGGTTGCCACTGGTCTGATGCAGCTCCGGCTGTTGGATCTCGTCCTCGGGCTGAGTGGCGGTATACCAGCCGAGATGCGGTTTAATCCCCTCACTTGGGAGATGCGCCCGAAGCTCATCAGCCACAACGAGGGGTGTGTGCACCAAGAGATAATCGGCATTGGTGACACAGTTAACCTCAATCTCGGAACAGACTGGACGTATAAACGGCTTCGTGAGGCCGGTAATTGAGCTGAGAACCGGGAATAAATAAGCCCGTCAAGGCACTCTTCCTCGGCGATTTCGTGTTAGTGCTTAGAACAGAAACAACCTCAATGATCACGATCACAGCGCTCGGAGCCCAAGTTGCGACCGGTTCAGTGATCGTGTAAGCACGCGCCCGTCGTCCCGGCAGTCGAGGGCGACAAGGGGTGTATCGGCGTATCCAGCCTCTGCACCACCTCCAATAACGGTGAGGCCATCCTACTTGCGCCGATACTCAGCTGGAAGTTGCGTCGAGATGTGGATATACTCTCCGTCAAAGTGCTCCAAGTCGAGTGCCGAGACATACTCCTCATGACCGACGAGCGAGGTCGAAACCGCCGGATGACCGATTCATTTGATAACACTATGCGAGCAAGTCGCGAGATTCGACGCGAACATGCGACCGGTTCGTTGTACTATCCTGTCTGATTTCGATTCGCTCACCAGCAGCGTCGACGAGCTCCTCTTGATGCGAGACGAGGATGATCTGATCCACCCCTAGCTCTCGCATTCGAGTGATTAAGCCGGAGAGTTCGTTGATGTGCTGCTCGTCGAGGTAGACGGTGGGTTCGTCGAGAATAAGTGGGGGAAGCGGTGCTCTGCCACTCAATCCTTCTGTGAGCAATTGATAAATTGCACACCGGAGGGCGAGATTAAACAGGGCTCGCTCACCACCAGAGAGATCTGTCGGGTCAAGTGCCTCTCCCGACTTCTCGTACACAGTCAGTTCGTAGGAATCAGAGAGCTCAAAGTGGGCATAGGAGTCGGTCTGGTAAAGCAAGTCGAACAACTCGTTGAGGAGTCGTTCAAGTTCGTCGACGTTCCGCGTCCGGAGGTCCTCTCGGAGGTCACGATACATCTGCTCCGCCGCTTCGCACTGCTGGATAACCGTTTCCAGACGGTCGATCTGGTCCGAGAGGGTATCCCGTTGCTCACGCTTTCGAGAGAGCTCATTAAGCGCTTCATTGATCCCACCTTTCTCAGATCGGAGCTCGCCCTGTCGGGATTCGAGATCCGCACGCCGCTGCTCAAGTACTGACTGCCACTGAGCAGCGCCGTCTCGCCGCCGTTCAAGCCGCTGAATGCGCCCAGGGTCTAACTCCTCTCGGGTCCCTTCGAGTTCGGATTCCACTCGATCTCGCTCGTTTCTCCAGTGGTCGATTTGCGGATCGACATCCTCCTCCAGCCGTTCGTCGATCCGGTCACGCTCCCGGTGTTTCTGGTCTGCCTCCGAAAGGACTTCTTGTGCCTCGCTAAGCGCCCTCTGTTCGGTTTCCAGGGATTCCATCTCGTCGGTCAAATGCGCGCGTGCTCTAGCTGCTCGATCGGCCAAAGCCTCCAGGTGAGGGATAGCGGTGCGATTATACGCCGCCCGTGCTCGTTTTGTGGTGGCCTCCTCTTCGAGTTCATTGGCCTCCTCACGCAGGGCCTCAATCGTCTCAGATTGACCCCGAATCTCCCTACGGAGGTCTTCCTTCCGACTCTCTAATGATTCGTACCTTCCAGCGGCGTCTGCGAGACTGCGGGCCTCTTCGACTGTCCCCTCTTTCGCCGCAACCTCGGATTCTTTGTCCTGAATCTCTCGCTTGAGGCGACGGACCTTATCGCGATCCTCTTCGTAACTCGAGACATTGGGAGCATCTTCGACTTCCTGTCCGCACTCAGGGCATCGGCCTCTGATCAGTAGTAATCGTGCATGGCCCACGCTGTCGCGAGTGGTTCTGAGCTTCCCCCGGAGGCCCTCCAGTTCTCCCCTTATAGCCTCCAGTTCGGCTATTTTCTCTTCCTTGTAGGATTCAACAGCATCACGGGTGGTAGAACTCTGTGCGAACCGCTTCTCGATGTCTCCCAACTCACTCTCTACGTTCTCCAACGTCCCCCTGGGGTCGCTCAGGTCGCTTTCTTTCTCATCCGCCTCTTGACGACGCTCTTGCGCGGTCCCTTCGAGGTCGTCAGCGTCACTCTCCAGCTCTCCAGCAGTTGTCTCGGCTTCCTCTGCAGCGTCGCGGAACTCGCTGACTCTCTCGTCCGCGACATCACGAGCTGTCTCGATCTGGTCCAAGCGCCTATCAATCTCCTCGATCCGCGACTTGACAGCATCTAAATCAAGACTCTCGACCGACGTTTCCTCAAGATGGTCCGCGGCGGTTGACTCGCATGATGCAATCTGGGTCACATACTGATTTCGTTCGTTTTCCAAGTCAACTCGCTTCTTTCGCTCTTCGCCGAGGTTGGATCGTACTTGTCTATGCTCCGTCTCGAGGTCGTTGATCTGAGACTCTAATTCCTGTAGAGATTCAAGCTCTTCATTGGCCTCCCGCTGCTCATCTTCTAGCGGCGCGATTCTATCATTGAGAGTGCTGATCTCGTCACCGATCTCATCAAGCTCCGATTCGACACGTTCCAGTTGCTGCTCGAGTTCACGATCCTCAAGCGCGTCGATGTCACTCCTTACCCCTTCCAACGTCCCCTCTTTGGCATCTTTCACACTCTCGATACCGTTTCGAGTCGTCCCCATCCGATTCTCGTAACGATCCAGCTTCCCCAACTGGAGAAGCTGGTCGATCATGTCCTGCCGGTCGCTCGGGCTTGCGGTGATCAGCTTATTGATGTCACCCTGGCGGACGTATGCACAGTTGAGGAACGCGTCGGCGTCCAACCGAAACAGGTCCTCGATTGCGTCATCGACGGGGCCAGGGTCCTC
This genomic stretch from Halomarina ordinaria harbors:
- a CDS encoding AAA family ATPase, with product MQFTRIQLDSFKCFVDESIELQAGVTAMYGANGAGKTSLLEGCFFALYGADALPSGKNLADVIEKGEDEAVVELWFEHDGNQYHVRRQVREYETQTDHDVTLTTPDGPIEDPGPVDDAIEDLFRLDADAFLNCAYVRQGDINKLITASPSDRQDMIDQLLQLGKLDRYENRMGTTRNGIESVKDAKEGTLEGVRSDIDALEDRELEQQLERVESELDEIGDEISTLNDRIAPLEDEQREANEELESLQELESQINDLETEHRQVRSNLGEERKKRVDLENERNQYVTQIASCESTAADHLEETSVESLDLDAVKSRIEEIDRRLDQIETARDVADERVSEFRDAAEEAETTAGELESDADDLEGTAQERRQEADEKESDLSDPRGTLENVESELGDIEKRFAQSSTTRDAVESYKEEKIAELEAIRGELEGLRGKLRTTRDSVGHARLLLIRGRCPECGQEVEDAPNVSSYEEDRDKVRRLKREIQDKESEVAAKEGTVEEARSLADAAGRYESLESRKEDLRREIRGQSETIEALREEANELEEEATTKRARAAYNRTAIPHLEALADRAARARAHLTDEMESLETEQRALSEAQEVLSEADQKHRERDRIDERLEEDVDPQIDHWRNERDRVESELEGTREELDPGRIQRLERRRDGAAQWQSVLEQRRADLESRQGELRSEKGGINEALNELSRKREQRDTLSDQIDRLETVIQQCEAAEQMYRDLREDLRTRNVDELERLLNELFDLLYQTDSYAHFELSDSYELTVYEKSGEALDPTDLSGGERALFNLALRCAIYQLLTEGLSGRAPLPPLILDEPTVYLDEQHINELSGLITRMRELGVDQIILVSHQEELVDAAGERIEIRQDSTTNRSHVRVESRDLLA